agcaGGTGGTTAATAGTAAACGTTAGTGGCATTATCATGTCATTGTCATTACCACCAGATAATCCCCCACAAATCTGAAATCTATATATGCTTCCGTGTTGGAATAATTCACCCGTTCGATCCCGGAATATGCTCcgattcatcttcttcttcctcttcttcttcctccatccacCATCTAACATTCTAACCCCGCATTAATTCCttcctccccacctcctcctccccccaaaTCCCACTCCTCACTCCCCCTCCCGCTTCGAGATCTCCCCCTCcgatccgcctccgcctcgaaTTGGGGCTCGATTCGAGGTATCACATCCCCCAATCATCTCGGAAGAATCTCGATCGGTGTGTGTGGGGATTGAGTTTGGAGTTGGATTTGATTTTGTTGCGGATTCGGTCGGATGCGCGGCGGAGTTAGGGCGCGGcgccggtggtcggcggcggcggcggcggcggcgagatgtaCGCGGTGGGGAAGTTCGGGAGCTTCATCTCGCGGAGCGTGTACACCGTCTCCGGCCCGTTCCACCCGTTCGGCGGTGCGGTGGATGTAGTGGTGGTGCAGCAGCAGGACGGCGGCGGGTTCAAGAGCTCGCCGTGGTACGTCCGGTTCGGCAAGTTCCAGGGGGTGCTCAAGACGCGGGAGAAGGTGGTCACCATCGCCGTCAATGGCGTCGAGGCCGGGTTCCACATGTACCTCGACAGCAACGGGGAGGCCTACTTCCTCCGCAACGGGGAGCCCAACCTCGAGGAAGGGGAGTTCGCCGTGTCCCCCGTGTCGTCCGGGGACGAGCgggacgaggcggcgccgccgccaccgctgccggtGCAGGACACGCAGCTCAGGAAGTCGAAGAGCATATCGTGCGATAGCTCCACCATGGAGGCCAATGCCGGGGACGGCAAGATCCTCGCGAGGACAAGCTCGAGGCGGGTTACCATACTCGAGCGGATGTTTGGTCGGAAATCGATCAAGGACGGTCCGGATGGGGTGGATAGGGTGAGCTCGTTAGAGCGTGCCGAGATTGCTGCTGAGCTCCTTGATACCAATTGGTCGACGAATCCGCCACGTGGTGCAAAAGTTCGTAGATCTCTCGATGAGCCTTCCAAGAGTAATTTAGAAGATCCTGTAAATGGTAATCAGGTGGAAACCTCAAAAGTGGTATTGCCGTCATGTAGCATTGATCAGGAGAAAGACATGGGCTCCTCTAATAGAGGCAGTGTGGATAGCAATTTTTTTAGTCCGCAGGGAGGAACAGATAGTTTGGGAGATGAAAACAACCATTATATACAAACAACTAGTGTCAAGGAGGAAGTTGTTGAGATTTACACGCGTGATAGCAGTGTTTCGATTGATGGTACAGACCAGGCAGGAATAGAGTCTTCATCAAATGATCCAGGTATAGATAAAATTACCAGTGAGCCCATTGATACTCAAAGTGAGAAAATTATCAGTGAGCCCATTGAAACGCAAAGTGAGAAAATTATCAGTGAGCCCATTGATACTCAAAGTGAGAAAATTATCAGTGAGCCCATTGAAACGCAAAGTGAGAAAATTATCAGTGAGCCCATTGATGCTCAAAGTGAGAAAATTATCAGTGAGCCCATTGAAGCGCAAAGTGAGAAAATTATCAGTGAGCCCATTGATACTCAAACCGAGAAAATTATCAGTGACCCCATTGAAGCGCAAAGTGAGAAAATTATCAGTGAGCCCATTGATGCTCAAACCGAGAAAATTATCAGTGAGCCCATTGAAGCGCAAAGTGAGAAAATTATCAGTGAGCCCATTGATACTCAAACCGAGAAAATTATCAGTGACCCCATTGATACTCAAAGTGAGAAAATTATCAGTGAGCCCATTGATACTCAAACCGAGGAAATTATCAGTGACCCCATTGATACTCAAAGTGAGATGTTGGATAATTTTCAAGATGACACTGGAAGGGAAATGCACACCAGGGAGGTCCTTTCCCATGTTATTTTTGAAACCCATGCTGGTGAGACAAACATTACCATTGGTAAGAGTGAGGAGATTTCACAGTTTGTCACTGTAAAAACATGCCAAGATTGTTCTGATGCAAATTCACCTGTTTATGAAACTGCAGGTTTGTCAAGTGAAATGCATGACATCTCTTCAATTACTTCTGCTCAAGATGCATGCCAAGAGAAAGTGGTCATTGTCAGCAGCTCTGAGACTGTGGAGACCTCATATAATGTGCCTGATATTTTGGTTGACAAAGTTTGTCATGCTGTTGGTAACCCACTGGATGATTCTTTACAGCCCAAAGAGCAGTCGGGAGTCTCCATTGAGGAAATAGAACATGTAAGTTTTGAGGACAAACCACTGTCATATTATGGTGCTTCCAGCAATATTGAAGACATGACTAAGCTGGGTATTCAAGACCAACAGGTGCCAGTCTTTGAGGATTCCGGTTCCCAAAACTCCCAAGAATTTGTTCCAGACAAGGATATTTGTGTGGATACTGTTGTTAATGATCGTAGTGCCCATATAGTAAATGATTTAGCTTGCAATCATGATTTTGTTTTTCCTGCTGCTTCTTCCAGTGTTGAAGAGATATCAAATTATGTGCCTGATAATCATCTTGATGATGTAACAAAGGACTTCATTGtggaaaataaaacatgcaatGGAGAGCTTAACATTTCCCTTGTCCAAACGTCAACAACGGGAGATGAGACCACAGAATGCATTTCTCCATCAGCTAATATTCCTAATAAAGTAGAACTGCAAGGTTCACAGATTATTTCTGATCTTTCTAGTTTGAGAAAGGTTGAAGCAGAAAGCACCACACTAGAAGATACTGAAAGCAGAT
The nucleotide sequence above comes from Oryza glaberrima chromosome 11, OglaRS2, whole genome shotgun sequence. Encoded proteins:
- the LOC127754383 gene encoding phosphatidate phosphatase PAH2-like isoform X2 — its product is MYAVGKFGSFISRSVYTVSGPFHPFGGAVDVVVVQQQDGGGFKSSPWYVRFGKFQGVLKTREKVVTIAVNGVEAGFHMYLDSNGEAYFLRNGEPNLEEGEFAVSPVSSGDERDEAAPPPPLPVQDTQLRKSKSISCDSSTMEANAGDGKILARTSSRRVTILERMFGRKSIKDGPDGVDRVSSLERAEIAAELLDTNWSTNPPRGAKVRRSLDEPSKSNLEDPVNGNQVETSKVVLPSCSIDQEKDMGSSNRGSVDSNFFSPQGGTDSLGDENNHYIQTTSVKEEVVEIYTRDSSVSIDGTDQAGIESSSNDPGIDKITSEPIDTQSEKIISEPIETQSEKIISEPIDTQSEKIISEPIETQSEKIISEPIDAQSEKIISEPIEAQSEKIISEPIDTQTEKIISDPIEAQSEKIISEPIDAQTEKIISEPIEAQSEKIISEPIDTQTEKIISDPIDTQSEKIISEPIDTQTEEIISDPIDTQSEMLDNFQDDTGREMHTREVLSHVIFETHAGETNITIGLSSEMHDISSITSAQDACQEKVVIVSSSETVETSYNVPDILVDKVCHAVGNPLDDSLQPKEQSGVSIEEIEHVSFEDKPLSYYGASSNIEDMTKLGIQDQQVPVFEDSGSQNSQEFVPDKDICVDTVVNDRSAHIVNDLACNHDFVFPAASSSVEEISNYVPDNHLDDVTKDFIVENKTCNGELNISLVQTSTTGDETTECISPSANIPNKVELQGSQIISDLSSLRKVEAESTTLEDTESRSSSASGVEIKLVPEAIYEPREEAEAVVSFSEFVEEIQFQFSDSESFADRKTTDDAASTKEAGAVEHDESDCDTEQQGGNNTGLGNNLENCSDSSRPETIPVPIPGSEFHSDDNNLEAKSLPNLRSHIHDLERSDSFQLSRSLQSNGENNGVEPVKSTTSDLPVQEPEDTGDSKENFVPPEPTNSAIADNLKIDPFNPCVELSLCRHLLSEGMGEDAACKAFDAEKVTLEKFRAMKQSLIRNNKLVVRIAGRYFPWDAAAPVILGMVSFQEEQSFEPQGMIKVERVEPNAAPGGWRIWPFSFKRTRSVNTVQPVSESTEEASSSAPVKEVERENNKPRAKRMERKVRSLTPTSEELASLDLREGRNVVTFTFSTGMLGKQQVDAHIYLWKWNARIVISDVDGTITKSDVLGQFMPLVGVDWSQNGVAHLFSAIKENGYQLLFLSARAISQAHLTRQFLFNLKQDGKALPDGPVVISPDGLFPSLYREVIRRAPHEFKISCLGAIKALFPPDSNPFYAGFGNRDTDELSYLKVGIPMGKIFIINPKGEVAVNRRVDTKSYTSLHALVNGMFPPISTSSEQEDYNTWNYWKMPLPAVDI
- the LOC127754383 gene encoding phosphatidate phosphatase PAH2-like isoform X3, whose amino-acid sequence is MYAVGKFGSFISRSVYTVSGPFHPFGGAVDVVVVQQQDGGGFKSSPWYVRFGKFQGVLKTREKVVTIAVNGVEAGFHMYLDSNGEAYFLRNGEPNLEEGEFAVSPVSSGDERDEAAPPPPLPVQDTQLRKSKSISCDSSTMEANAGDGKILARTSSRRVTILERMFGRKSIKDGPDGVDRVSSLERAEIAAELLDTNWSTNPPRGAKVRRSLDEPSKSNLEDPVNGNQVETSKVVLPSCSIDQEKDMGSSNRGSVDSNFFSPQGGTDSLGDENNHYIQTTSVKEEVVEIYTRDSSVSIDGTDQAGIESSSNDPGIDKITSEPIDTQSEKIISEPIETQSEKIISEPIDTQSEKIISEPIETQSEKIISEPIDAQSEKIISEPIEAQSEKIISEPIDTQTEKIISDPIEAQSEKIISEPIDAQTEKIISEPIEAQSEKIISEPIDTQTEKIISDPIDTQSEKIISEPIDTQTEEIISDPIDTQSEMLDNFQDDTGREMHTREVLSHVIFETHAGETNITIGKSEEISQFVTVKTCQDCSDANSPVYETAGLSSEMHDISSITSAQDACQEKVVIVSSSETVETSYNVPDILVDKVCHAVGNPLDDSLQPKEQSGVSIEEIEHVSFEDKPLSYYGASSNIEDMTKLGIQDQQVPVFEDSGSQNSQEFVPDKDICVDTVVNDRSAHIVNDLACNHDFVFPAASSSVEEISNYVPDNHLDDVTKDFIVENKTCNGELNISLVQTSTTGDETTECISPSANIPNKVELQGSQIISDLSSLRKVEAESTTLEDTESRSSSASGVEIKLVPEAIYEPREEAEAVVSFSEFVEEIQFQFSDSESFADRKTTDDAASTKEAGAVEHDESDCDTEQQGGNNTGLGNNLENCSDSSRPETIPVPIPGSEFHSDDNNLEAKSLPNLRSHIHDLERSDSFQLSRSLQSNGENNGVEPVKSTTSDLPVQEPEDTGDSKENFVPPEPTNSAIADNLKIDPFNPCVELSLCRHLLSEGMGEDAACKAFDAEKEEQSFEPQGMIKVERVEPNAAPGGWRIWPFSFKRTRSVNTVQPVSESTEEASSSAPVKEVERENNKPRAKRMERKVRSLTPTSEELASLDLREGRNVVTFTFSTGMLGKQQVDAHIYLWKWNARIVISDVDGTITKSDVLGQFMPLVGVDWSQNGVAHLFSAIKENGYQLLFLSARAISQAHLTRQFLFNLKQDGKALPDGPVVISPDGLFPSLYREVIRRAPHEFKISCLGAIKALFPPDSNPFYAGFGNRDTDELSYLKVGIPMGKIFIINPKGEVAVNRRVDTKSYTSLHALVNGMFPPISTSSEQEDYNTWNYWKMPLPAVDI
- the LOC127754383 gene encoding phosphatidate phosphatase PAH2-like isoform X1, with translation MYAVGKFGSFISRSVYTVSGPFHPFGGAVDVVVVQQQDGGGFKSSPWYVRFGKFQGVLKTREKVVTIAVNGVEAGFHMYLDSNGEAYFLRNGEPNLEEGEFAVSPVSSGDERDEAAPPPPLPVQDTQLRKSKSISCDSSTMEANAGDGKILARTSSRRVTILERMFGRKSIKDGPDGVDRVSSLERAEIAAELLDTNWSTNPPRGAKVRRSLDEPSKSNLEDPVNGNQVETSKVVLPSCSIDQEKDMGSSNRGSVDSNFFSPQGGTDSLGDENNHYIQTTSVKEEVVEIYTRDSSVSIDGTDQAGIESSSNDPGIDKITSEPIDTQSEKIISEPIETQSEKIISEPIDTQSEKIISEPIETQSEKIISEPIDAQSEKIISEPIEAQSEKIISEPIDTQTEKIISDPIEAQSEKIISEPIDAQTEKIISEPIEAQSEKIISEPIDTQTEKIISDPIDTQSEKIISEPIDTQTEEIISDPIDTQSEMLDNFQDDTGREMHTREVLSHVIFETHAGETNITIGKSEEISQFVTVKTCQDCSDANSPVYETAGLSSEMHDISSITSAQDACQEKVVIVSSSETVETSYNVPDILVDKVCHAVGNPLDDSLQPKEQSGVSIEEIEHVSFEDKPLSYYGASSNIEDMTKLGIQDQQVPVFEDSGSQNSQEFVPDKDICVDTVVNDRSAHIVNDLACNHDFVFPAASSSVEEISNYVPDNHLDDVTKDFIVENKTCNGELNISLVQTSTTGDETTECISPSANIPNKVELQGSQIISDLSSLRKVEAESTTLEDTESRSSSASGVEIKLVPEAIYEPREEAEAVVSFSEFVEEIQFQFSDSESFADRKTTDDAASTKEAGAVEHDESDCDTEQQGGNNTGLGNNLENCSDSSRPETIPVPIPGSEFHSDDNNLEAKSLPNLRSHIHDLERSDSFQLSRSLQSNGENNGVEPVKSTTSDLPVQEPEDTGDSKENFVPPEPTNSAIADNLKIDPFNPCVELSLCRHLLSEGMGEDAACKAFDAEKVTLEKFRAMKQSLIRNNKLVVRIAGRYFPWDAAAPVILGMVSFQEEQSFEPQGMIKVERVEPNAAPGGWRIWPFSFKRTRSVNTVQPVSESTEEASSSAPVKEVERENNKPRAKRMERKVRSLTPTSEELASLDLREGRNVVTFTFSTGMLGKQQVDAHIYLWKWNARIVISDVDGTITKSDVLGQFMPLVGVDWSQNGVAHLFSAIKENGYQLLFLSARAISQAHLTRQFLFNLKQDGKALPDGPVVISPDGLFPSLYREVIRRAPHEFKISCLGAIKALFPPDSNPFYAGFGNRDTDELSYLKVGIPMGKIFIINPKGEVAVNRRVDTKSYTSLHALVNGMFPPISTSSEQEDYNTWNYWKMPLPAVDI